A window of the Gossypium hirsutum isolate 1008001.06 chromosome A05, Gossypium_hirsutum_v2.1, whole genome shotgun sequence genome harbors these coding sequences:
- the LOC121228974 gene encoding putative receptor-like protein 8, with the protein MSPKFMKLILLAMILALQFHELKCCVEEERVGLLQFKEFIESEGYDADHLFPSWSGDPLSDCCSWERVTCNSSTGRVIQLSLNNTRKYAMEHIRYSYDSNWYVNLALFQPFVHLTTLDLSFNAIGGWIENQGTYPILT; encoded by the coding sequence ATGAGTCCCAAGTTCATGAAGTTGATCCTACTGGCTATGATCCTTGCGTTACAATTCCACGAGTTGAAATGCTGTGTGGAAGAGGAGAGGGTAGGTCTGTTACAATTCAAGGAATTTATTGAATCGGAAGGCTATGATGCGGACCATCTCTTCCCTTCATGGAGCGGTGATCCACTAAGCGACTGCTGTAGTTGGGAGAGAGTCACCTGCAACTCTTCCACCGGTCGTGTCATCCAACTCTCCCTCAACAACACCAGGAAATATGCTATGGAACATATACGGTATAGTTACGACTCTAATTGGTATGTGAACCTCGCTTTGTTTCAGCCCTTTGTTCACCTCACAACTCTAGATTTATCCTTCAATGCCATTGGTGGATGGATAGAAAATCAGGGTACGTATCCAATATTAACTTAA
- the LOC107960981 gene encoding receptor-like protein 15, which yields MTGGFGSYLRLKKLETLDLSQNKLNKSSLKQLSALTSLKSLNLSGNNMGGALFDNWEGRFQRPRETIPVQELSVFESLEYLDLSSNALQGSSLTAQNSRNLSKLKELKYLYLSWNAMNKDSMKFLGSLPSLVYLDLSLNTLEGPLSGVELENLKNLKVLNLYWNYLNGTLPIQELMGFSSLEILDLSYNNLEGSIPPNIGNLSSLKAFSVARNSLAASLPSDLCQLKRLQELDLSQNYFEGILPPCLSNLTFIELLDVSHNNFSGTLSASLIHSLTSSWYLDFSYNHFEGSFSLSSFKSHSKLEVLQFASNNGKLQIDTENPPGWFPSFQLKVLALSNCSLNNHTYSIPNFLRHQFHLQIVDLSYNKLRASFPGWLLVNNADLEILKLRNNFLFGEFQLPPFAMTNAVMVDVSGNQIHGLPENIGKILPHMEYLDLSSNAFEQDLLPSIGDMKNLQVLDLSYNNFSGEIPKELIVGCNDLRVLMLSGNKLHGQIFPMLYNLTQLRVLQLRNNYFSGNLSNVKAKGRVLGNLALLDIGYNFMTGNIGSWIGNVTYLDILVMRSNYLEGQFQCEGISRSVYYLDLSHNLLSAPLPSCPRLQHLHLQGNRYSGSISEAFLNTSQLLVLNLRDNNLSGSIPGIIGLLTSLKVLLLSQNLLSGLIPEELCELKQISMMDLSLNSFSGSIPRCFQGIRFGKIEPRYLDLDISHEKVSSEWDYTTYFRYGTLKKDYVLHSTTEQSVTNVEVDFLTKHRSNTYKGGILNFMSGLDLSCNKLSGRIPYELGNLAWIHALNLSYNHLTGPIPESFSNLTQIESLDLSHNMLSGELPSLLINLYFLEVFSVAYNNLSGRIPDMKAQFGTFDRSSYEGNQYLCGQPLNENCSIVSPHPLIKFVDQSKEKWYSIDPVFFSVTFSTTYIIFFLTSIIILYLNPYWRRRWFNFFENRIYYPAYDFISSIVHKACAKLYW from the exons ATGACAGGAGGGTTTGGAAGCTATTTAAGACTTAAAAAGCTTGAGACGTTGGATCTTTctcagaacaagttaaataagaGTAGTTTAAAACAACTGAGTGCACTTACTTCCCTTAAGAGTCTTAATCTCAGTGGCAATAACATGGGAGGAGCATTATTTGATAACTGGGAAGGAAGATTCCAACGCCCACGAGAAACTATTCCTGTCCAAG AATTATCCGTTTTCGAAAGCTTGGAATATTTGGATTTAAGTTCAAACGCACTCCAAGGCAGCTCATTGACAGCACAAA ATTCTAGAAATCTGTCTAAGCTTAAGGAGCTGAAGTACCTATATCTGAGCTGGAATGCCATGAATAAGGATAGTATGAAGTTCTTGGGCTCACTTCCGTCCCTTGTCTACCTCGACCTATCGCTCAACACCTTGGAAGGTCCTCTTTCTGGCGTAG AATTAGAGAATCTAAAAAACTTGAAGGTGCTTAATTTGTACTGGAATTACCTCAATGGAACTCTGCCAATCCAAG AGTTGATGGGGTTTAGTAGTTTGGAGATATTAGATTTGAGCTACAACAACTTGGAAGGTTCCATCCCTCCAAATATAGGGAATCTATCCTCCCTTAAGGCATTTTCCGTTGCTCGGAATTCACTCGCTGCTTCTTTGCCCTCAG ATTTGTGCCAACTGAAGAGACTACAAGAGTTGGATCTTAGCCAAAACTACTTTGAAGGAATCCTTCCCCCTTGTCTATCCAATTTAACGTTTATTGAGTTGTTGGATGTCTCACATAACAATTTTAGTGGAACCCTTTCAGCGTCTTTGATACACAGCCTAACATCTTCTTGGTATCTTGATTTTAGTTACAACCATTTTGAGGGTTCATTCTCACTAAGCTCCTTCAAATCTCACTCCAAGCTTGAGGTACTCCAATTCGCAAGCAACAATGGTAAATTGCAGATTGATACTGAGAATCCTCCAGGGTGGTTTCCCTCGTTCCAATTGAAGGTTTTGGCACTGTCCAACTGTAGTCTCAACAATCATACCTACAGCATTCCTAATTTTCTTCGCCACCAGTTCCACCTGCAGATAGTTGATCTTTCTTACAACAAGTTGCGTGCAAGTTTTCCTGGTTGGTTGCTTGTAAACAATGCCgaccttgaaattctaaaactaaGGAACAACTTTTTGTTCGGGGAGTTTCAGTTACCGCCATTCGCTATGACCAACGCAGTTATGGTGGATGTATCAGGCAATCAAATTCACGGTCTTCCGGAGAATATCGGGAAAATCCTTCCACACATGGAGTATCTAGATTTATCAAGTAACGCTTTTGAGCAAGATCTGCTACCCTCCATTGGTGACATGAAAAATTTGCAAGTACTGGATTTATCTTACAATAATTTCTCTGGAGAAATCCCCAAAGAACTGATTGTCGGCTGCAATGATTTGCGCGTTCTAATGTTATCCGGTAACAAACTTCATGGACAGATTTTTCCGATGCTCTACAACTTGACTCAGTTACGTGTGTTGCAATTAAGGAACAATTACTTCAGTGGGAATCTGTCAAATGTGAAAGCAAAAGGAAGGGTACTTGGCAACCTGGCGCTATTGGACATTGGTTACAACTTTATGACAGGGAATATTGGTAGCTGGATAGGTAATGTGACGTATCTGGATATACTTGTGATGCGGAGCAATTATTTGGAGGGTCAGTTCCAATGTGAAGGCATTTCGCGTTCTGTGTATTATTTAGACCTTTCTCATAATCTCCTTTCTGCTCCACTCCCCTCATGCCCTCGTTTACAGCACTTACACTTACAGGGGAACAGATATAGTGGATCAATATCAGAAGCTTTTCTCAACACTTCACAGCTTTTGGTATTAAACCTCCGGGATAACAATCTTTCAGGGAGCATCCCTGGTATTATTGGCTTGTTGACTAGCTTGAAAGTTCTTTTATTGAGTCAAAATCTTCTAAGTGGTTTGATTCCAGAAGAACTATGTGAATTGAAACAAATAAGCATGATGGATCTCTCCCTCAACTCCTTCTCTGGGTCAATTCCCCGCTGTTTCCAGGGTATCAGGTTCGGAAAGATTGAGCCTCGCTATTTGGATTTGGACATTTCACATGAAAAGGTTTCTAGTGAATGGGATTACACTACATATTTTAGATATGGAACTTTGAAGAAGGATTATGTGCTTCACAGCACTACCGAACAATCTGTCACAAATGTGGAAGTTGACTTCTTGACAAAACATAGATCCAACACCTATAAAGGTGGCATTCTTAATTTCATGTCGGGATTAGATTTGTCATGTAACAAACTATCCGGTAGGATCCCGTACGAGCTTGGAAATCTAGCCTGGATTCACGCACTAAACTTATCCTACAATCACTTGACGGGGCCAATCCCGGAATCTTTCTCAAATCTCACCCAAATTGAAAGCTTAGACCTTTCACACAATATGTTGAGTGGAGAACTCCCTTCATTACTGATCAATCTCTATTTCCTCGAAGTGTTCAGTGTGGCATACAACAACTTATCAGGTAGAATTCCAGATATGAAAGCTCAGTTTGGGACATTTGATAGAAGCAGTTACGAAGGAAATCAATATCTTTGTGGACAGCCCTTGAACGAGAACTGTAGCATCGTGTCACCGCATCCCCTGATAAAATTCGTAGATCAAAGTAAGGAGAAATGGTATAGTATTGATCCTGTGTTCTTCTCCGTAACATTTAGCACCACATACATCATTTTCTTTCTTACTTCCATAATTATTCTCTATCTGAATCCTTACTGGCGAAGAAGATGGTTTAATTTCTTTGAAAATCGTATATATTATCCGGCTTATGATTTCATTTCCAGTATTGTACACAAGGCTTGTGCTAAACTGTATTGGTAG